In Candidatus Saganbacteria bacterium, a single window of DNA contains:
- a CDS encoding NDP-sugar synthase encodes MTPKRMIACVMAAGGGTRLKEITSSANRRPLSKVIVPVGDRRAIDYTLGALLKTDVRETWISVHFDPPSIMDYVVKRYNRHLDITWHNEKKLLGSFGCIKKICGLSGLERTGAIVVLYSDIIHNFDLQLLLNSHFSSGADVTMVMNPVYDMEKIEKFGTGMLEGMEPHANFSSTEDYFRYIRGFVKNHQGTCLPVTAFKEKLPWPDALSIVNDSSIYVMSAGVVLDYSSEEPMPDINYHFIPWMLGQRGKYLLNAYILPERYYWTDIGDPMSLFKANMAAFHFTWPEIPTCGGVWTKFGSNLMSSGSSIDPSADVQGSIIADNVNIDKNATVFGTVIHEGNNIGRHAKITDCVLFPGYQKGQGVNHIGDSSHLDRCMFLGGILKKASAHQDEVIYENNLGNICTSII; translated from the coding sequence ATGACGCCAAAAAGGATGATTGCATGCGTTATGGCTGCAGGCGGTGGTACCCGCCTGAAGGAAATAACCTCATCTGCCAACAGGCGCCCTCTGTCAAAGGTTATCGTTCCGGTAGGAGACAGGAGGGCCATAGATTATACTCTCGGAGCTTTGCTAAAGACGGATGTGAGGGAAACATGGATAAGCGTGCATTTTGACCCGCCGAGCATAATGGATTACGTGGTCAAAAGGTATAACAGGCATCTAGACATAACCTGGCATAATGAGAAAAAGCTTCTGGGATCGTTCGGATGCATCAAGAAGATATGCGGTCTGAGCGGGCTTGAAAGGACAGGGGCGATCGTGGTCCTCTACTCAGATATAATACACAATTTTGACCTGCAGCTGCTTCTCAATTCGCATTTCAGCTCCGGTGCGGATGTAACGATGGTCATGAACCCCGTCTATGACATGGAGAAGATCGAAAAATTCGGGACAGGAATGCTTGAAGGCATGGAGCCCCACGCAAACTTTAGCAGTACCGAGGATTATTTCCGTTATATCAGGGGTTTTGTGAAAAATCACCAGGGTACATGCCTGCCAGTCACGGCGTTCAAAGAGAAGTTGCCTTGGCCGGATGCCCTGAGCATAGTAAATGATTCCTCGATATATGTGATGTCAGCGGGAGTTGTGCTGGATTATTCATCGGAAGAACCCATGCCGGATATCAACTATCATTTTATCCCTTGGATGCTGGGTCAGAGGGGAAAATACCTTCTCAATGCATATATCCTGCCCGAAAGATATTACTGGACGGATATAGGCGACCCGATGTCTTTGTTCAAAGCGAATATGGCCGCTTTTCATTTTACGTGGCCGGAGATACCAACATGCGGCGGAGTATGGACAAAATTTGGCAGTAACCTTATGTCCAGCGGTTCCTCGATCGATCCTTCAGCCGATGTCCAAGGCAGCATAATCGCAGACAATGTTAATATCGACAAAAACGCGACCGTGTTTGGAACGGTCATACATGAGGGAAACAATATCGGCAGGCATGCGAAGATCACTGACTGCGTATTGTTTCCCGGATATCAGAAGGGACAGGGAGTAAATCATATAGGAGACTCCTCTCATCTTGACAGATGCATGTTCCTCGGCGGCATACTTAAGAAAGCGAGCGCTCATCAAGACGAAGTCATCTATGAAAATAATCTCGGTAATATTTGCACAAGTATAATTTAG
- a CDS encoding metallophosphoesterase family protein — protein MKLKRQAILVFLMASLIFLSSCGKQAVIPASQLLKGPYMIYLNDNTTMKVLWQTDITPATSKIEWGSSISYGSSADVTVESYSASDMHDFRYIITGLTPGTKVCYKITADDKSATGSFYAAPASSATSIVFYGFGDSQPKTGTAANFDAVSSALLADMNKDEANRHTIVLHGGDYVYRGRVEADWASGYFNNSYANIASLFADMPIMGTVGNHEFYDISGNLDTTHPNAFIDQYLQYPYYSDYYYSFDYGPLHVAVVDNYTSYSVGSDQYSWLSNDLTTSTKPWKIVMYHEAAFGNAYDNTTIQTNLHPLLVSKNIKLVLQAHIHSYCRSLKDGIQYVTLGGGGAPLNSDRGPAGTFDPTIIQKDAFVFHFGRFEITGDTLEATIIDKDGNTVDSFSVTR, from the coding sequence ATGAAACTTAAAAGACAGGCAATTCTAGTCTTCCTGATGGCATCTCTCATCTTCCTCTCCTCCTGCGGAAAACAGGCAGTGATCCCGGCTTCCCAGCTTTTAAAGGGACCGTACATGATCTACCTGAACGATAATACAACGATGAAGGTCCTGTGGCAAACGGACATAACGCCGGCGACTTCAAAGATAGAATGGGGATCTTCGATAAGCTACGGCAGCAGCGCAGATGTGACTGTTGAAAGTTATTCAGCAAGTGACATGCACGATTTCCGCTACATTATAACGGGCCTCACTCCGGGAACAAAAGTCTGCTACAAAATTACGGCTGATGATAAAAGCGCAACCGGCTCGTTCTATGCGGCACCGGCATCTTCTGCCACCAGCATTGTATTTTACGGGTTCGGCGATTCCCAGCCAAAGACCGGGACCGCGGCTAATTTTGACGCCGTGAGCTCCGCTCTTCTGGCTGATATGAACAAAGATGAAGCCAACAGACATACTATCGTTCTGCACGGCGGAGATTATGTTTACAGGGGAAGGGTCGAAGCCGACTGGGCGAGCGGTTATTTTAACAATAGCTACGCCAATATCGCTTCACTTTTCGCCGACATGCCTATAATGGGCACGGTCGGCAATCATGAGTTCTATGATATCAGCGGAAATTTGGACACGACGCATCCGAACGCTTTTATTGACCAGTACCTGCAGTATCCTTATTATTCAGACTATTATTATTCTTTTGATTACGGCCCGCTGCATGTCGCGGTCGTCGATAACTATACATCCTATTCTGTCGGCTCTGACCAGTACAGCTGGCTTTCCAATGACCTGACAACCTCGACAAAACCATGGAAGATCGTAATGTACCACGAGGCGGCATTTGGTAACGCCTATGACAACACGACCATACAAACGAACCTGCACCCGCTTTTGGTAAGCAAGAATATAAAACTGGTCCTTCAGGCACATATCCACTCTTACTGCCGCAGTTTAAAGGATGGAATACAATATGTGACACTTGGCGGCGGTGGCGCTCCTCTTAATTCTGACCGGGGACCGGCTGGCACTTTTGATCCGACAATTATTCAAAAGGACGCTTTTGTTTTCCATTTCGGGCGGTTTGAGATAACGGGAGACACTTTGGAAGCTACTATAATCGATAAGGACGGGAACACCGTGGATTCGTTCTCCGTTACTCGGTAG
- a CDS encoding cation diffusion facilitator family transporter — MNTGVHTKEKQSVALLSVFAAVFLTSSKLVIGLLTGSLGIISEALHSGLDLVAAVVTYFSVRISDKPADHDHQYGHGKIENLSAFIETVLLLITCGWIIYEASHRLLTGRFHIEVTVWSFAVILTSILIDYSRSKALSRTAKKYNSQALEADALHFSTDIWSSLVVLFGLVCVKLGIFAADSIAALFVAGVVVMVAFRIGRRAIDVLVDKAPEDAIETVEKILKKMHGIHSYHDIKIRNAGPDTFVEINIHVNPKMSIEQAHNISEKLERTIKHKIDRCSVHIHEEPEDRES, encoded by the coding sequence ATGAACACGGGCGTACATACAAAAGAAAAACAGAGCGTCGCGCTGCTCTCTGTTTTTGCCGCGGTATTTTTGACAAGTTCAAAACTTGTCATTGGTCTCCTGACAGGAAGCCTCGGGATAATTTCCGAAGCCCTGCATTCCGGGCTTGACCTTGTCGCGGCCGTCGTCACCTATTTCTCGGTGCGGATATCGGACAAGCCCGCTGACCATGACCATCAGTACGGCCACGGCAAGATAGAGAACCTGTCCGCGTTCATAGAGACGGTCCTGCTTCTTATCACCTGCGGCTGGATAATTTACGAGGCGTCACACAGGCTTTTGACAGGCAGGTTCCATATCGAGGTCACTGTCTGGAGTTTTGCCGTTATACTAACATCGATACTGATAGATTATTCAAGATCTAAAGCACTATCCCGCACCGCAAAAAAATACAACAGCCAGGCGCTTGAAGCCGATGCCCTGCATTTCTCGACGGATATATGGAGCTCCCTTGTGGTGCTTTTCGGGCTTGTCTGCGTAAAGCTCGGTATTTTCGCCGCTGATTCAATCGCGGCGCTTTTTGTGGCGGGGGTGGTAGTGATGGTCGCTTTCAGGATCGGCAGAAGAGCTATCGATGTCCTGGTCGACAAGGCGCCTGAAGACGCGATCGAGACTGTCGAGAAGATCCTCAAAAAAATGCACGGGATCCATTCGTACCATGATATAAAGATAAGGAATGCCGGACCGGACACTTTTGTTGAGATAAATATTCATGTGAACCCGAAGATGAGCATCGAGCAGGCCCACAATATATCCGAAAAGCTTGAGCGCACGATAAAGCACAAGATCGACCGCTGCAGCGTCCATATCCACGAGGAACCGGAGGACAGGGAGTCCTAG
- a CDS encoding tryptophan-rich sensory protein: MKLTDIFRLILSIAVCFLAGAIGSVFTYPNMPTWYANLNKPFFNPPNWIFGPVWTILYIMMGIALFLVWQKSIEDKAARPLLPLFLLQLALNSLWSIIFFGEHLLLWASIEIIILWCVILLFIIRSYRISKPASWLMVPYICWVSFAAILTISLKLLN; encoded by the coding sequence ATGAAGTTAACGGATATTTTCAGGCTGATATTGTCGATTGCCGTATGTTTCCTGGCCGGAGCTATCGGATCGGTCTTTACCTATCCGAATATGCCGACCTGGTACGCGAACCTGAACAAGCCGTTCTTTAACCCGCCAAACTGGATATTCGGGCCGGTATGGACCATTTTGTACATCATGATGGGCATAGCGCTTTTCCTCGTATGGCAGAAGAGCATTGAAGACAAAGCGGCAAGGCCGCTTTTGCCGCTGTTCTTACTCCAGCTGGCGCTCAACAGTTTGTGGTCGATAATTTTCTTCGGGGAGCACCTTCTCTTATGGGCAAGCATCGAGATAATCATTTTATGGTGCGTGATACTTCTGTTCATCATCAGGTCCTACAGAATCTCCAAGCCCGCTTCATGGCTGATGGTCCCATATATATGCTGGGTGAGCTTTGCGGCCATCCTGACGATATCGCTAAAGCTGCTGAATTAG
- a CDS encoding EFR1 family ferrodoxin (N-terminal region resembles flavodoxins. C-terminal ferrodoxin region binds two 4Fe-4S clusters.): MKNAIYYFTGTGNSLVVARDIAEKLGDTQVISIPHALKTGDFPEAERVGVVFPVYIWGMPLIAAKFLKRLPLRKDVYLFAVATCGGFPAATLLQAEKIIKEKGFKLSSGFGMLMPGNYIPMYGAKPPQKQAKQFKKEKEKVKKIADIVSAKKTAKIEKNNFIVNALFSGLLYKGAAKQIHKMDKNFFADEKCNSCGICEKICPVNNIKMISGKPVWQGGCEQCLACLQWCPEEAIQFGKSTSKRKRYHHPDVELSDIINR, encoded by the coding sequence TTGAAGAACGCCATATATTATTTCACGGGTACCGGTAACTCCCTCGTTGTCGCGCGGGATATCGCCGAAAAACTGGGTGATACGCAGGTAATATCTATCCCTCACGCTCTAAAGACTGGCGATTTTCCCGAAGCGGAAAGGGTAGGGGTCGTCTTTCCGGTCTACATCTGGGGAATGCCTCTGATCGCCGCGAAGTTCCTGAAAAGGCTGCCGCTCAGGAAAGACGTTTATTTATTCGCTGTCGCGACATGCGGAGGATTTCCTGCCGCGACACTACTACAGGCTGAAAAGATAATTAAAGAAAAGGGATTTAAGCTTTCGTCCGGGTTCGGCATGCTTATGCCCGGCAATTACATTCCGATGTACGGCGCTAAACCTCCTCAGAAGCAGGCAAAACAGTTCAAGAAAGAAAAAGAAAAAGTCAAAAAGATAGCGGATATAGTTTCAGCTAAAAAAACGGCAAAGATCGAAAAGAATAATTTTATCGTCAATGCTTTATTCTCGGGACTTTTATATAAAGGCGCCGCAAAACAGATACACAAGATGGACAAGAACTTTTTTGCGGATGAAAAATGCAACAGCTGCGGGATATGCGAAAAGATATGCCCCGTAAATAACATCAAAATGATCAGCGGAAAACCTGTCTGGCAGGGCGGCTGCGAGCAGTGCCTGGCATGCCTGCAGTGGTGCCCTGAAGAAGCCATACAATTCGGAAAGTCTACATCAAAGAGGAAAAGATACCATCATCCCGATGTGGAACTGTCTGACATTATCAACAGGTAG
- a CDS encoding YkgJ family cysteine cluster protein yields MRLLKRFIMCFIILDNLITTSLKRLFGSRYKLQGSCKKCGQCCREIYLKMTRQQYSSFFFREIAVRWISWIFDFEYIRTDDEVGDLVFRCKNQLSDGRCGNYFWRPNICRNFPLVDYFEEPKLLPGCGYTFCLRR; encoded by the coding sequence ATGCGATTATTGAAAAGGTTCATAATGTGCTTTATTATTCTGGACAATCTTATAACGACCTCACTAAAAAGGCTTTTTGGCTCAAGATACAAACTTCAAGGATCATGCAAAAAATGCGGACAATGCTGCAGGGAGATCTATTTAAAGATGACGCGCCAGCAGTACTCAAGCTTTTTTTTCAGGGAGATCGCAGTAAGGTGGATATCCTGGATCTTCGATTTTGAGTACATCAGGACCGATGATGAGGTCGGTGACCTTGTCTTCAGGTGTAAGAATCAGCTTTCCGACGGAAGATGCGGCAATTATTTCTGGCGGCCCAATATCTGCAGGAACTTTCCGCTTGTAGATTATTTTGAGGAACCGAAACTGCTCCCGGGATGCGGTTATACTTTCTGCCTGAGAAGATGA
- a CDS encoding glutaredoxin family protein, with amino-acid sequence MKINHVTGKKKAKVMLYALSTCIWCRKTKQLLNDLGIEYDYADVDLHEGSDKTELTKQIIKWNPDLSFPTMVIDDSFCIKGFDPDAVKEKLGS; translated from the coding sequence ATGAAAATAAACCATGTAACGGGAAAGAAAAAAGCGAAAGTGATGCTTTACGCGCTCAGCACCTGCATCTGGTGCAGAAAGACAAAGCAGCTGCTGAACGACCTGGGTATCGAGTATGATTATGCCGATGTGGACCTTCATGAGGGCAGCGACAAGACCGAGTTGACAAAACAGATCATAAAATGGAACCCTGATCTGTCGTTCCCAACGATGGTCATAGATGATTCTTTCTGTATCAAGGGTTTTGATCCGGATGCTGTAAAGGAGAAACTCGGTTCATGA
- a CDS encoding ferredoxin:glutaredoxin reductase has protein sequence MNDDDKKIERLFAKLQKERKESGYFLNPDEGFTKDLLAGLIKNEERYGYQSCPCRLASGDRQRDLDIICPCDYRDPDINEYGACFCGLYVSKKVFDGEQKLRSIPERRKYVKETATQKESKPVNISGLSYPVWRCKVCGYLCARDEAPDICPVCKVPKERFERFI, from the coding sequence ATGAATGATGATGACAAGAAAATCGAAAGATTATTCGCCAAGTTACAAAAAGAACGCAAAGAGAGCGGATATTTTCTGAATCCTGACGAAGGTTTTACGAAGGACCTGCTCGCGGGCCTTATAAAGAACGAGGAAAGATACGGATATCAGTCCTGTCCGTGCAGGCTGGCAAGCGGTGACAGGCAAAGAGACCTTGATATTATCTGCCCGTGCGATTACAGGGACCCCGATATAAACGAATATGGTGCCTGTTTCTGCGGTCTTTACGTGTCAAAAAAAGTGTTTGATGGGGAACAAAAACTAAGGTCTATTCCGGAAAGGAGAAAATACGTGAAAGAAACTGCAACTCAAAAAGAAAGCAAGCCGGTAAATATTTCAGGTCTTTCCTATCCTGTCTGGAGGTGCAAGGTCTGCGGTTATCTTTGCGCGAGGGATGAAGCCCCTGATATCTGCCCTGTATGTAAAGTGCCAAAAGAAAGATTTGAAAGATTTATTTGA
- the pabB gene encoding aminodeoxychorismate synthase component I, whose product MHTIIDFEKKCLIFEDPKEIISCHRTADVPGCFGEMEKAVSSGYYLSGFLSYEAGYAFEQCLDDKKDHDFPLVHMGVYDKKSVKLLPKRKIRPDSLEQKITDHKVNVKMQDYFSNINAIRDYIASGDVYQITYCIKLKFDYSADPFKLYDRLLHDQPVPYPAYLQAKDFTILSLSPELFIKKDKDRVTTKPMKGTWPRGRNRLSDIIAGKRLHFDPKNRAENVMIADLLRNDLGRIGREVRTPKLFEVAGYTTLFQMTSTVTAEVDKDISLFELFKAIHPSGSVTGAPKIRAMEVIREIEKEERKIYTGAIGYITPQKDLFFNVPIRTILLKNKKGEMGVGGGIVWDSTPKGEWDECMLKASFITQQKNN is encoded by the coding sequence ATGCACACAATAATCGATTTTGAAAAGAAATGCTTGATCTTTGAAGATCCGAAAGAGATCATTTCCTGCCACAGAACTGCCGATGTTCCCGGCTGTTTCGGAGAAATGGAAAAAGCCGTAAGTTCCGGTTATTATCTTTCCGGCTTTTTATCTTACGAAGCGGGATATGCTTTCGAACAGTGTCTGGATGATAAGAAAGATCATGATTTCCCTCTTGTTCATATGGGAGTATATGACAAAAAAAGCGTTAAATTACTGCCAAAAAGAAAGATCAGGCCGGATAGCTTAGAGCAAAAGATCACGGATCATAAAGTCAATGTAAAGATGCAGGATTATTTCAGCAATATCAATGCGATACGGGATTATATCGCGAGCGGGGATGTCTATCAGATAACTTACTGCATTAAATTAAAATTTGACTATTCAGCCGATCCTTTTAAGCTGTATGACCGGTTACTACATGATCAGCCGGTCCCGTATCCCGCGTACCTGCAGGCGAAAGATTTTACGATATTATCTTTATCTCCCGAACTGTTCATCAAAAAAGATAAAGACAGAGTAACGACAAAACCTATGAAAGGTACCTGGCCGAGAGGGAGGAACAGACTTTCGGATATCATCGCCGGCAAGAGACTTCATTTCGACCCTAAGAACAGGGCCGAGAACGTCATGATAGCGGACCTTCTGCGCAACGATCTCGGACGCATTGGCAGGGAAGTAAGAACGCCAAAATTATTCGAGGTCGCCGGCTACACCACGCTTTTTCAGATGACCTCAACAGTGACGGCAGAAGTTGACAAGGATATAAGTCTATTCGAACTTTTTAAGGCTATACACCCTTCAGGATCAGTGACCGGCGCTCCTAAGATCAGGGCGATGGAAGTGATAAGGGAGATCGAAAAAGAAGAAAGAAAGATCTACACCGGAGCTATCGGCTATATCACTCCGCAAAAGGACCTGTTCTTTAATGTGCCGATAAGGACCATCCTGTTAAAGAACAAAAAAGGCGAGATGGGAGTAGGGGGCGGGATAGTCTGGGACTCGACTCCAAAAGGCGAATGGGATGAATGCATGCTCAAGGCAAGTTTTATCACGCAACAAAAAAATAATTAG
- a CDS encoding carbon starvation protein A, whose product MNSLVLILIALCVFSLAYRYYSAFLSAKVLALDPSRKTPAHRLNDGHDYFPTNKWVLFGHHFAAIAGAGPLIGPVLAAQFGFLPGAIWIIIGSVVAGAVHDYVILFASVRHNGLSLHKIARDYIGKLSGVATGIAVLFIIITALAGLSIVVVNALAESSWGTFAVIMSMPAALLTGYYMYSFKKGAILEASLIGSVVLLGGVFFGYFIQGSFFATYFTFSKQQLSLALPVYGFIASVLPVWLLLAPRDYLSSYLKIGTIALLAIGIFFVHPNIQMPAFTPFIFGGGPIIPGRVWPFVCITIACGAISGFHSLIASGTTPKMISNEREIRMVGYGAMLVEGFVALMALIAATVLIPADYFAINTTPEVFAKLGMHIQNLPFLSSLVHENIVARPGGAVSLAVGMSQIFSGIPGMKNLMGYWYHFAIMFEALFILTTVDAGTRVARYITQEIFGRVSKTLGDTKNMMSVCFASFLVVLAWGYLVYNGDIATIWPMFGVANQLLATTALVIGTTVIMKNNKNKLYGLVTFIPMLFMLVTTVDASIENIFYNYLPKQTFNGYLNAFLSAVMLVLVLIIVIDSFIKWFFYIKEHGLYTRRLEKEQVTKEKDEAMEIDI is encoded by the coding sequence ATCAATTCTTTAGTCCTTATTTTGATCGCTCTGTGCGTCTTTTCGCTCGCGTACAGGTATTACAGCGCTTTTCTTTCTGCAAAAGTGCTCGCCCTTGATCCGTCAAGAAAGACACCCGCCCACAGGCTGAATGACGGGCATGATTACTTTCCAACGAATAAATGGGTGCTTTTCGGCCATCACTTCGCAGCGATCGCGGGAGCAGGCCCGCTGATCGGACCTGTGCTCGCCGCGCAGTTCGGGTTCCTGCCCGGAGCGATATGGATAATCATCGGATCGGTAGTTGCAGGCGCCGTGCACGATTACGTTATTCTTTTTGCTTCGGTCAGGCACAACGGCCTTTCTCTGCACAAGATAGCCAGGGACTACATCGGAAAACTTTCCGGAGTAGCGACCGGGATAGCGGTCCTGTTCATCATAATAACCGCTCTCGCGGGACTTTCGATCGTCGTTGTCAACGCTCTGGCTGAAAGTTCATGGGGAACATTTGCGGTCATAATGAGCATGCCCGCCGCACTGTTGACGGGTTATTACATGTATTCATTCAAGAAAGGCGCCATCCTCGAGGCTTCCCTTATAGGTTCTGTCGTCCTTCTCGGAGGTGTTTTCTTCGGGTATTTTATCCAGGGTTCTTTCTTTGCAACTTATTTTACTTTTTCAAAACAGCAGCTGTCATTAGCCCTGCCGGTATACGGGTTTATCGCATCAGTGCTTCCTGTCTGGCTCCTTTTGGCGCCAAGAGACTATTTGAGCTCATATTTAAAGATAGGGACTATAGCACTGCTTGCGATCGGCATATTTTTTGTACACCCTAATATCCAGATGCCGGCGTTCACTCCTTTCATATTCGGCGGCGGTCCGATAATCCCCGGCCGCGTCTGGCCCTTTGTTTGCATAACGATCGCCTGCGGTGCGATCTCGGGGTTCCATTCTCTTATAGCTTCCGGCACAACGCCCAAGATGATATCGAATGAAAGAGAGATAAGGATGGTCGGCTACGGCGCGATGCTCGTCGAAGGTTTTGTCGCGCTCATGGCGCTCATCGCGGCGACCGTGCTCATACCTGCCGATTATTTCGCGATCAACACTACTCCTGAAGTCTTCGCCAAACTCGGCATGCACATCCAGAACCTGCCGTTTTTGTCTTCCCTTGTACATGAAAATATCGTTGCCAGACCAGGTGGCGCTGTCTCCCTGGCTGTCGGTATGTCGCAGATATTTTCGGGTATACCCGGGATGAAAAATCTGATGGGCTATTGGTACCATTTCGCCATTATGTTCGAGGCTTTATTTATCCTGACTACGGTCGATGCGGGGACCCGCGTCGCCAGGTACATCACTCAGGAAATATTCGGAAGAGTTTCCAAAACGCTTGGGGATACAAAGAACATGATGAGCGTCTGTTTCGCAAGTTTCCTTGTAGTGCTGGCCTGGGGTTATCTTGTCTATAACGGGGATATCGCTACGATATGGCCCATGTTCGGCGTTGCGAACCAGCTCCTTGCGACCACGGCGCTTGTCATAGGCACCACTGTCATCATGAAAAATAATAAAAATAAACTTTACGGCCTTGTGACATTCATTCCCATGCTGTTTATGCTTGTAACAACTGTCGACGCAAGCATCGAGAATATTTTCTATAATTATCTTCCGAAGCAGACATTCAACGGGTATCTTAACGCTTTCTTATCAGCCGTGATGCTGGTCCTTGTCCTGATAATTGTCATCGACTCATTTATCAAATGGTTCTTCTATATCAAAGAACACGGGCTCTATACGAGAAGACTGGAAAAAGAACAGGTGACAAAGGAAAAAGACGAGGCGATGGAGATCGATATTTAG